One genomic region from Nilaparvata lugens isolate BPH chromosome 3, ASM1435652v1, whole genome shotgun sequence encodes:
- the LOC120350244 gene encoding uncharacterized protein LOC120350244, translating to MAELQRYTRKDNLILSGVPESKNESVFEVFDQISNILGSSMKSKDCLSISHRMPGRVQGAVKPIVYKFIKRQDKLAWLNDFKKMASKDKSGPGISTSVVNKKLPAGRIVAHDHLPPFFLELFKKAKQQASTKGYKFVWIRDGRILLRKVEGGQVLHIRDEKDLSKIT from the coding sequence atggcTGAACTTCAGCGGTATACACGTAAAGACAACTTGATTCTGTCTGGAGTTCCGGAATCGAAGAATGAATCTGTGTTCGAAGTGTTTGACCAAATATCTAATATTTTGGGGAGCTCGATGAAATCTAAGGACTGCTTGAGCATATCTCATAGGATGCCTGGTAGGGTGCAGGGCGCAGTAAAACCCATCGTCTACAAGTTCATTAAGCGGCAGGACAAATTAGCATGGCTtaatgactttaaaaaaatggcTAGTAAAGATAAATCTGGTCCGGGTATCTCGACCAGTGTTGTGAACAAAAAGCTGCCAGCTGGGCGTATTGTGGCTCACGACCACCTGCCACCTTTCTTCCTGGAGCTCTTCAAAAAGGCCAAACAACAAGCCTCCACCAAGGGATACAAATTTGTCTGGATCAGGGACGGCAGGATATTGTTAAGGAAGGTCGAGGGAGGACAAGTGCTACATATTCGAGACGAGAAGGACTTGAGCAAGATAACATGA